A stretch of Pseudomonas taetrolens DNA encodes these proteins:
- a CDS encoding Rap1a/Tai family immunity protein, with translation MGQCTGIVEGVEGAVIILNDSVKPGMKTCYPANGTTNIQKARIVVKYMLEHPDQLHLPAAALTLIAYAGAFPCKK, from the coding sequence GTGGGTCAGTGCACTGGCATCGTTGAGGGTGTAGAGGGAGCAGTAATCATATTGAATGATTCGGTAAAGCCAGGCATGAAAACCTGCTACCCAGCCAATGGAACTACAAATATCCAGAAAGCAAGGATCGTTGTGAAGTACATGCTGGAACACCCAGACCAACTACATCTTCCTGCGGCAGCCCTAACTTTAATCGCCTATGCGGGTGCATTTCCCTGCAAGAAGTAA
- a CDS encoding DJ-1/PfpI family protein has protein sequence MNRPGFADWEYAFIAGTGSPFYGIDVRFFAAATGQIHSQGGLAVTIDSSLQQCLDWKPDVAVVIGAMVWESAEAPDIRDFLHACRSRGATLAGICGGTLALARAGLLDTIPHTSNSADFLQENAAGYAGHAFYRNSSVAVVADRIITAPGPAPVSFTCAVFEAAGLSSEIISQFRSMLAAEHV, from the coding sequence GTGAATCGCCCCGGTTTTGCGGACTGGGAATATGCTTTCATTGCTGGAACCGGGTCCCCGTTTTACGGGATCGACGTCAGGTTTTTTGCTGCTGCTACGGGACAGATCCACTCGCAGGGCGGGTTGGCTGTCACGATCGATAGCAGCTTGCAACAATGCCTGGACTGGAAACCGGACGTTGCTGTCGTTATTGGAGCAATGGTCTGGGAAAGTGCAGAAGCCCCGGATATTCGAGATTTTCTGCATGCTTGCCGTTCACGTGGAGCGACACTTGCCGGTATCTGCGGGGGAACGTTGGCGCTTGCGAGGGCCGGTCTTCTCGACACGATTCCTCATACCTCGAACAGCGCTGACTTCTTACAAGAGAATGCCGCAGGTTATGCAGGGCACGCGTTTTATCGAAACAGTTCTGTAGCGGTGGTTGCAGACCGCATCATAACTGCTCCAGGCCCTGCACCCGTTAGCTTCACCTGCGCAGTATTCGAAGCTGCCGGGCTGTCGTCAGAGATCATTTCTCAGTTCAGGTCAATGTTGGCAGCGGAACATGTGTAA
- a CDS encoding LexA family protein, which produces MSFTLLGPLAEGGIGLPLCSFKIPAGFPSPAADHIEQVISLDQVFNVRAPHVYLASIDGDSMQGIGIFSGDLAVIDRSIEPAHGHVVVALLNNDPICKRLCMRGKDVILKSENAQYPDRHIMEGDDLSIWGVVTYSVRSHGH; this is translated from the coding sequence ATGAGCTTCACACTTTTGGGTCCTCTTGCTGAAGGCGGGATAGGCTTGCCGCTGTGCTCGTTCAAGATTCCGGCCGGTTTCCCGTCTCCCGCTGCGGATCACATTGAGCAGGTCATTTCCCTGGACCAGGTGTTTAACGTGCGTGCGCCGCATGTCTATCTCGCGTCAATTGACGGCGACAGCATGCAAGGGATCGGGATTTTTTCAGGTGATCTGGCGGTCATTGATCGCTCTATTGAGCCCGCTCACGGTCATGTTGTGGTGGCGCTGTTGAACAATGATCCGATCTGCAAGCGTCTGTGCATGCGCGGGAAGGATGTGATCCTCAAGTCTGAAAACGCCCAATACCCGGACAGGCACATCATGGAAGGCGACGATCTGTCGATCTGGGGTGTGGTGACTTACAGCGTGCGCAGCCATGGTCATTAA